One genomic window of Gracilinema caldarium DSM 7334 includes the following:
- a CDS encoding bacteriohemerythrin, giving the protein MNERTLIEWNERYSVGIPLIDDQHQRLVQMANELYEGCTQGEEAARAYFGSVIKKAVAYVKDHFATEERMLQEAGYPDYQNHKKQHEAFIRTILEEVKAFQEGRKFVPNHFARYLRDWTLEHIAVSDQSYKEFMSGNKRW; this is encoded by the coding sequence ATGAACGAGCGAACCCTCATTGAATGGAATGAACGGTATTCAGTAGGTATTCCCCTCATTGATGATCAGCATCAGCGCCTTGTCCAGATGGCGAATGAGCTCTATGAAGGATGCACCCAGGGCGAAGAAGCTGCCCGAGCTTATTTTGGCAGTGTGATAAAAAAAGCTGTAGCTTATGTGAAGGATCATTTTGCTACCGAGGAACGGATGCTGCAAGAAGCGGGGTATCCCGATTACCAGAATCATAAAAAGCAGCACGAAGCGTTTATTCGAACCATTCTAGAAGAAGTGAAGGCCTTTCAAGAGGGGAGGAAGTTTGTTCCTAACCATTTTGCCCGCTACCTGCGAGATTGGACTTTGGAACATATAGCCGTATCCGACCAGTCCTATAAGGAATTTATGTCTGGTAATAAGAGATGGTAA
- the gatB gene encoding Asp-tRNA(Asn)/Glu-tRNA(Gln) amidotransferase subunit GatB produces MYQSFIGLEIHIHLLTKTKVFCSCKAAFGSEPNTNVCPVCLGHPGVLPALNRDAFDKGALVAQALHCRIPDRTWFERKQYFYPDMPKNYQISQFASPLGQGGYIDILFKGQKKRVRIKECHLEEDAGKMIHAGNVTLLDYNRAGTALLEIVTEPDMETGAEAEAFIQQLRRLVRYLGVCDGNMEEGSLRSDANVSVNLKGAGLGRKVEIKNLNSSRFVRLALDYEIDRQRGILEAGGTVKQETRLWNENRDQTEPMRSKEDSHDYRFFPEPDLPVLEITDTYRQEIKARLMELPLDRLERLVHQYGLPLEQAEYICEERALADYFEAAVQAIEGLEREEAARRIALWLAADVKRIMNRDGIAPESMHRWSFRPERLAQIVELLGRGSISGKIAKQVLELSIAEDRDPLAIVQERGWQIIQDPEVIHRYVKAVCEKEAGSFQEALSALEHGNQKRYETLTVYLVGKVLAESQGRCDPILVKEHLEKAIGEATSCVC; encoded by the coding sequence ATGTATCAGTCCTTTATCGGTCTAGAAATTCATATCCATCTTTTAACGAAAACCAAGGTTTTTTGTTCCTGTAAGGCCGCTTTTGGTTCAGAACCGAATACCAATGTATGTCCTGTTTGCCTGGGGCATCCGGGGGTTTTGCCCGCCCTAAACAGGGATGCCTTTGATAAGGGAGCCCTGGTTGCCCAGGCATTACATTGCCGTATTCCCGACCGCACCTGGTTTGAGCGGAAACAATACTTTTATCCTGATATGCCGAAGAACTATCAGATTTCCCAGTTCGCCTCGCCTCTAGGGCAGGGTGGGTATATAGATATACTCTTTAAGGGTCAGAAAAAGCGGGTCCGTATTAAGGAATGCCACCTGGAAGAGGATGCGGGCAAGATGATTCATGCAGGGAATGTGACCTTGCTGGATTATAACCGGGCAGGAACGGCTTTGCTGGAAATTGTTACCGAGCCGGATATGGAAACCGGGGCGGAGGCTGAGGCTTTTATTCAGCAACTGAGGCGCTTGGTGCGGTACCTCGGCGTCTGTGACGGCAATATGGAGGAGGGCTCCCTCAGGTCCGACGCCAATGTGTCGGTCAATCTGAAAGGTGCTGGCCTCGGACGCAAGGTAGAAATTAAGAACCTGAACTCATCCCGCTTTGTCCGGCTAGCCCTGGATTATGAAATTGATCGGCAACGGGGAATCCTTGAAGCTGGCGGCACAGTGAAACAGGAAACTCGGCTCTGGAACGAGAACCGGGATCAGACTGAACCTATGCGAAGTAAGGAAGATTCCCATGATTACCGGTTTTTCCCCGAACCGGACCTGCCGGTCCTGGAAATAACCGATACTTACCGCCAGGAGATTAAGGCCAGGCTGATGGAACTGCCCCTGGATCGGCTTGAACGATTGGTTCATCAATATGGACTTCCCCTGGAGCAGGCGGAATATATCTGTGAAGAACGGGCTCTGGCGGATTATTTCGAGGCGGCTGTTCAGGCTATCGAAGGGCTCGAACGGGAAGAGGCGGCCCGTCGCATCGCCCTATGGCTTGCGGCGGATGTGAAACGGATTATGAATCGGGATGGAATAGCCCCCGAGTCGATGCACCGCTGGTCCTTTAGGCCCGAGCGGCTTGCCCAGATTGTGGAGCTTCTCGGTCGGGGATCCATTTCGGGGAAAATCGCCAAACAGGTGTTGGAGCTTTCCATTGCGGAGGATCGGGATCCGCTGGCCATCGTACAGGAACGGGGCTGGCAGATAATCCAGGACCCGGAGGTGATCCACCGGTATGTGAAGGCGGTCTGCGAAAAAGAAGCGGGGAGTTTCCAGGAAGCCCTATCCGCCCTGGAACATGGAAACCAGAAACGGTATGAAACCCTCACGGTCTATCTTGTGGGGAAGGTCCTGGCAGAAAGTCAGGGCCGCTGTGATCCGATCCTTGTGAAGGAGCACTTAGAAAAAGCTATTGGAGAGGCGACATCATGCGTGTGTTAG
- a CDS encoding M15 family metallopeptidase — protein sequence MEQRSYTTGTKRFLAGCSILLISISLYPLSPAPQIRPSIHARQVLEAYRRAYPDRIESVAWQNNDWVIQIQGELFYWAQGRLLPESHRERWQEYKPYVFYLYPDDAPAPQNYTAERIAELERIGSAEHQMNGPDHHNGFRSALYGGAKRGDVERNLVKVRFLGKTISVHAMIQEQVLRIDERIRGFAKTDSDVAQFLTNLGSIGGYNWREIRGTSRISMHSFGLAIDIQPKRLGSKAIYWQWEAERNPQWMLVSQSNRWAPPEAVIKAFEAEGFVWGGKWDLYDQMHFEYRPELHEISKLYMIFSTLQKYGIGGE from the coding sequence ATGGAACAGCGGTCATATACTACCGGAACAAAACGATTCCTTGCAGGTTGCAGCATTCTCCTCATAAGTATATCCCTTTATCCGCTGTCCCCGGCCCCTCAGATTCGCCCATCAATCCATGCCCGGCAGGTTCTGGAAGCCTACCGGCGGGCCTATCCGGACCGTATAGAGTCAGTCGCCTGGCAGAACAATGACTGGGTCATCCAAATACAGGGAGAACTGTTTTATTGGGCCCAAGGGCGGCTCCTTCCGGAAAGCCACAGGGAACGGTGGCAGGAATATAAGCCCTATGTGTTTTACCTGTATCCGGATGATGCTCCGGCCCCCCAAAATTACACTGCGGAGCGGATTGCCGAATTGGAACGTATCGGCTCTGCAGAACACCAGATGAACGGCCCGGATCACCACAACGGTTTCCGTTCAGCCCTGTATGGGGGAGCAAAACGGGGCGACGTGGAACGCAATCTGGTGAAGGTCCGTTTTTTAGGCAAAACAATTTCCGTCCATGCCATGATTCAAGAGCAGGTCCTGCGGATTGATGAACGGATCCGCGGTTTTGCAAAAACCGACAGTGATGTGGCTCAGTTTCTTACCAATCTGGGATCAATAGGGGGCTACAACTGGCGGGAAATCCGGGGGACCAGCCGCATCAGCATGCACAGCTTCGGCCTTGCTATCGACATACAGCCAAAGCGGCTCGGCTCAAAGGCAATTTACTGGCAGTGGGAAGCGGAACGGAACCCCCAATGGATGCTGGTCAGCCAGAGCAACCGCTGGGCTCCGCCGGAAGCGGTTATTAAAGCCTTTGAGGCAGAAGGCTTTGTCTGGGGCGGCAAATGGGACCTCTATGACCAGATGCACTTTGAATACCGCCCTGAATTGCACGAGATCAGCAAACTCTATATGATTTTCAGCACCCTGCAAAAATATGGCATTGGGGGAGAGTAA
- the aspS gene encoding aspartate--tRNA(Asn) ligase — MRVLAKAVTDIARKDVARTDSVQKAASRLEPGQAVELSGWVHRIRELGGVSFIMLRDRSGLVQLVLEEKTDLTLESVITVQGLAALNDKAPGGAEVRVQNLRVLSRAEPDLPFPVNGDVTKIGLDVILDNRPLSLRNPRIRSIFRVQSTIIEAFAEYLRKENFTEIKTSKLIGSGTEGGTGLFEVDYFDKKVYLAQSPQFYKQTMIASGLERVFEIAPAYRAEKHDTPRHLNEYVSLDVEMAFISSEADLIELEKHLLAHIFEALARTNAEDLALWNATVPDPDSVFKAPTIAHDEGLELARSEASRGGSTAGVSSKSGGGQSFFEISPEVERLLCAWAGREKGIELVFVNQFPRRHRPFYTYPSSATHTMSFDALFRGLEITTGGRRQEQYQALLDVLPRFGLKAEDLKDYLMVFKYGCPPHGGFAIGCERLTQKVLGLTNVKEASLFPRDRRRVSP; from the coding sequence ATGCGTGTGTTAGCAAAAGCTGTTACTGACATTGCCCGAAAGGATGTTGCCCGGACCGACTCTGTCCAGAAGGCGGCTTCGAGGCTTGAACCGGGACAGGCGGTAGAACTTTCCGGATGGGTACACCGGATCCGCGAATTGGGGGGCGTAAGCTTTATTATGCTCCGGGACCGGTCGGGACTCGTACAGCTCGTGCTGGAAGAAAAAACTGACCTGACTCTGGAATCGGTGATCACCGTCCAGGGCCTTGCGGCGCTGAATGATAAGGCCCCCGGCGGGGCAGAGGTCCGCGTTCAAAACCTGAGGGTCCTCTCCCGGGCAGAGCCTGATCTGCCCTTCCCGGTAAACGGGGATGTGACGAAAATCGGCCTCGATGTAATCCTGGATAACCGGCCCCTGTCCCTCAGAAACCCCCGGATCCGCAGTATTTTTCGGGTCCAGTCCACGATTATCGAAGCCTTTGCGGAATACCTGCGAAAAGAGAATTTTACGGAAATTAAAACCAGCAAGCTCATCGGAAGCGGTACCGAGGGGGGCACGGGACTTTTTGAGGTAGACTATTTTGATAAAAAGGTCTATCTCGCCCAGTCACCCCAGTTTTATAAACAGACCATGATTGCTTCCGGTCTTGAACGGGTCTTTGAAATCGCGCCGGCATACCGGGCCGAAAAACACGATACCCCCCGGCACCTGAACGAGTATGTTTCTCTGGATGTGGAAATGGCCTTTATTTCAAGCGAAGCGGACCTTATCGAACTGGAAAAGCATCTATTAGCCCATATTTTCGAAGCCCTGGCTCGAACAAATGCAGAGGATCTGGCGCTGTGGAATGCAACGGTCCCCGATCCGGACTCGGTATTCAAAGCCCCGACCATAGCTCACGATGAAGGGCTGGAACTGGCCCGGTCAGAAGCAAGCCGCGGGGGGAGCACTGCCGGTGTATCATCAAAGAGCGGGGGAGGTCAGAGCTTTTTTGAGATAAGCCCTGAAGTGGAGCGGCTGCTTTGCGCCTGGGCTGGCCGGGAAAAGGGGATAGAGCTTGTGTTTGTGAACCAGTTTCCCCGGCGGCATCGGCCTTTTTATACCTATCCTTCCTCCGCAACCCATACCATGAGCTTCGATGCCCTCTTCCGGGGTCTGGAAATTACCACCGGCGGCAGGCGTCAGGAACAGTACCAGGCCTTACTCGACGTTCTGCCCCGTTTTGGACTGAAGGCAGAAGATCTGAAGGATTATCTCATGGTCTTTAAATATGGATGCCCGCCCCATGGGGGCTTTGCTATCGGCTGTGAACGGCTTACCCAGAAGGTGCTGGGCCTTACCAACGTAAAAGAAGCGAGCCTATTCCCTCGGGACCGCCGCCGTGTGTCACCCTGA
- a CDS encoding cupin domain-containing protein, giving the protein MVRHESEITPLPMQGKEIEGVMKQILIGPRDGYEGYLRVFTVAPGGHTPYHQHPWWHANYVLSGEGIVHIDGKDYPVRAGSVAYIEGGKSHNFANTGTAPLKFICLVPPEGDSY; this is encoded by the coding sequence ATGGTGCGTCACGAAAGTGAAATCACTCCCCTTCCCATGCAGGGCAAGGAAATAGAAGGGGTCATGAAACAAATACTCATCGGGCCCCGGGATGGTTATGAGGGCTACCTCAGAGTCTTTACCGTAGCCCCGGGCGGGCACACCCCCTATCATCAGCACCCCTGGTGGCATGCAAACTATGTGCTTTCAGGGGAAGGAATCGTACATATTGATGGAAAGGACTACCCGGTACGGGCGGGTTCAGTGGCCTATATAGAGGGGGGCAAATCCCATAACTTTGCCAATACCGGGACTGCCCCCCTCAAGTTCATCTGTCTCGTACCGCCCGAAGGGGACTCCTACTGA
- a CDS encoding DUF438 domain-containing protein encodes MSELIQNDAYKKEELKKIIKRLHDGEPVSRVKKDFDTLIKNVSAEEIAAMEQALMQAGMPAEEIQRLCEVHVTVFENTLESQGKPEKLAGHPIHTYMAENDAGRASLKRLKAAYRRLFFPWGRSKAAIDALTRGVEDFKKIVIHYTRKENQLFPYLEQAGFDAPSKVMWGKHDEIRALFRDIDGAIQNQDYGTAVRKARLLAGKAQKMFFMEEHILFPTALRKLDEKTWVTIRRGEDAIGYAWVRPGSLWDPDIIEARLMNQQSAAAAPAGGTENAAPARAVEAMVASPTGRTAETAVPAPDQVPGVVKLGEGWMTNEQIDLMLKNLPIDISFVDEHDRVLYYSDNPERIFPRSPGVIGRNVANCHPPKSVHIVQRIVQAFRNKEKKVAEFWLELGGKFVHIRYFPVYDDQGNYRGTLEVSQDVTAIRALQGQRRLLDWD; translated from the coding sequence ATGAGCGAACTCATTCAGAATGATGCGTATAAAAAGGAAGAACTGAAGAAAATTATTAAGCGGCTCCATGATGGAGAACCGGTGAGCCGGGTCAAGAAAGATTTCGATACCCTCATTAAGAATGTCAGCGCCGAAGAGATTGCTGCCATGGAACAGGCCCTCATGCAGGCTGGCATGCCGGCGGAGGAAATTCAGCGGCTCTGTGAGGTCCATGTCACGGTCTTTGAAAACACCCTGGAAAGCCAGGGAAAACCGGAAAAACTGGCAGGGCACCCCATCCATACCTATATGGCAGAAAACGATGCGGGTCGGGCTTCACTGAAACGGCTCAAAGCCGCATACCGCAGGCTCTTCTTTCCCTGGGGACGGAGCAAAGCGGCCATCGACGCCTTGACCCGCGGGGTGGAAGATTTTAAAAAGATTGTCATCCATTACACCCGCAAGGAAAACCAGCTCTTTCCCTACCTCGAGCAGGCTGGGTTTGATGCACCCTCTAAGGTTATGTGGGGCAAACACGACGAAATCCGCGCCCTGTTCCGGGACATCGACGGGGCCATACAAAACCAGGATTATGGCACCGCTGTCCGGAAAGCCCGGCTTCTTGCAGGAAAGGCTCAGAAAATGTTCTTTATGGAAGAACATATTCTCTTCCCCACAGCCCTGCGCAAACTGGATGAAAAAACCTGGGTTACGATCCGCCGCGGCGAGGATGCCATTGGCTACGCATGGGTACGTCCGGGCAGTCTCTGGGATCCGGATATTATAGAAGCCAGATTGATGAACCAGCAGTCGGCAGCAGCGGCTCCCGCTGGCGGAACAGAAAACGCCGCCCCGGCACGCGCTGTTGAAGCAATGGTCGCTTCGCCCACCGGAAGGACTGCTGAAACAGCAGTCCCAGCCCCCGATCAGGTACCGGGGGTGGTAAAACTCGGCGAAGGCTGGATGACCAACGAACAAATCGACCTTATGTTAAAAAATCTGCCTATCGATATATCCTTTGTGGATGAACATGACCGGGTCCTGTACTATTCGGACAACCCAGAGCGGATCTTTCCCCGAAGTCCCGGTGTCATCGGCAGAAATGTGGCAAACTGCCACCCCCCAAAAAGCGTCCATATTGTACAGCGTATCGTCCAGGCATTCCGGAACAAAGAAAAGAAGGTTGCCGAATTCTGGCTGGAATTGGGAGGAAAATTTGTTCATATCCGCTATTTTCCCGTCTATGATGATCAGGGTAATTACCGGGGCACCCTGGAAGTAAGCCAGGATGTTACCGCCATTCGTGCCCTGCAGGGCCAGCGACGCCTCCTCGATTGGGATTAA
- a CDS encoding hexokinase has protein sequence MHSSFDPRLLADFARYYGFHYGVCDPVALVKDLVIEMERGLRGDPSTLPMLPSYLYPVSAVPPGKAVIALDAGGTNLRAALVRFDEKGKAIAEHTQKTHMPGTKGQLKAQQFFDEIAEVTTPLLKENPHVEGIGFCFSYPMEMTKDADGILLGFSKEVDAPEVIGKAIGAGLREALARKGVKAPDRIVLLNDTVATLLSGLAEIPADGGHRKGPDIYGVEGGPVIGFILGTGMNVAYPETRIPKIGFDAPKSPQIVVCETGSFHPRYLGRLDEEFDATLKNPGKYTFEKTMAGAYLGPLTLYMLKKAVQDGVLVFRKSGELLAMQNLQTKDLNAFMHNPLAGEGPIGSLFDRDERDALATLVFLTSIITERAALFAAAAVAAAVEKTGAGYDPFVPVRVAVEGTTYMVYKGMRPALESYLHTILSAKAPRSIVVSPVEQASLFGAAVAALSK, from the coding sequence ATGCATTCATCCTTTGATCCCAGACTGCTGGCTGATTTTGCCCGTTATTATGGTTTCCATTATGGGGTTTGTGACCCGGTTGCCCTCGTAAAGGACCTGGTTATAGAAATGGAGCGGGGTCTTCGGGGAGATCCATCTACCCTGCCGATGCTGCCCTCCTATTTGTACCCTGTCTCTGCGGTTCCCCCGGGCAAAGCTGTGATTGCCCTGGATGCGGGCGGTACCAACCTGAGGGCTGCCCTGGTCCGCTTTGATGAAAAGGGTAAGGCCATAGCTGAGCATACCCAGAAAACTCACATGCCCGGAACCAAGGGCCAGCTGAAAGCCCAGCAATTCTTTGATGAGATCGCCGAGGTAACTACGCCGCTTCTGAAGGAAAACCCCCATGTGGAGGGTATCGGGTTCTGTTTCTCCTATCCTATGGAAATGACCAAGGATGCGGATGGCATTCTTTTAGGTTTCAGCAAGGAAGTAGATGCCCCTGAAGTCATCGGTAAGGCTATCGGTGCGGGACTCCGGGAAGCCCTTGCTCGCAAGGGTGTTAAAGCCCCAGACCGGATTGTCCTTTTGAACGATACAGTGGCGACCCTCCTTTCGGGTCTTGCGGAGATTCCCGCCGATGGGGGCCATCGTAAGGGCCCGGATATCTATGGAGTCGAGGGCGGACCGGTGATCGGTTTTATCCTCGGTACGGGAATGAATGTGGCCTATCCTGAAACACGGATCCCCAAAATCGGCTTTGATGCGCCCAAATCTCCCCAGATTGTGGTCTGCGAAACCGGCAGCTTCCATCCCCGTTATCTGGGGCGGCTTGATGAAGAGTTCGATGCAACCTTGAAAAATCCGGGAAAATACACCTTTGAAAAAACCATGGCCGGAGCGTACCTGGGACCCCTGACCCTCTATATGCTTAAGAAAGCGGTACAGGACGGCGTGCTGGTGTTCCGCAAATCCGGTGAGCTTCTTGCTATGCAGAACCTGCAGACCAAGGACCTGAACGCCTTTATGCACAACCCCCTCGCAGGGGAAGGCCCCATCGGCTCCCTCTTTGATCGGGATGAGCGGGATGCCCTGGCAACCCTGGTCTTCCTGACCTCAATCATCACTGAGCGGGCCGCCCTTTTTGCTGCAGCAGCGGTGGCAGCGGCGGTAGAAAAAACCGGTGCTGGCTATGATCCCTTTGTGCCCGTCCGGGTAGCAGTCGAAGGCACCACCTATATGGTCTACAAGGGCATGCGGCCCGCCCTGGAATCCTACCTGCATACCATACTCTCCGCCAAAGCTCCCCGTTCCATCGTGGTATCCCCTGTGGAACAGGCCTCCCTCTTTGGTGCGGCGGTAGCTGCTCTCTCGAAATAA
- a CDS encoding amidase family protein — protein MSRSVDKDGFPAYVTAWENRIGAFLELREPELWPAAGLPFAVKDNIAVKGFGLTCASKLLESFRATYTATAVKRLQSAGAVVIGKTNMDEFGMGSSTDNSALKRTNNPWDDSRVAGGSSGGSAAAVAAGLVPFALGSDTGGSVRQPAAFCGVVGLKPTYGAVSRYGLVAYASSLETIGVLADSVGRARDVFRIIQGPDPMDQTTAAARLVHGAWHPVAGNKKVLAVLDPVSLVQAIRAVVRGAALVSKTRRDDNDLYEVGEGGVQEDAQLINLLEEEVLAGFSKAVDAYRDLGYEIREVTIPSLAYSVPVYYTIATAEASANLARFDGIRYGKRPEWAENPEDLIDKTRAMGFGSEVKLRILLGTFVLRSGFQDRYYLRAQQLRKQITREFYALFSGKDGPQALLMPVFPTRAFGRAVGDKGGAGKNRGAGGPALSSFAQKAADLFTCPANLAGLPALTFPASVEGGLPVGVQLLGAPFSEELICSIAAEYEADHPIPHPEGFQSYWR, from the coding sequence ATGTCTCGTTCCGTCGATAAGGACGGTTTTCCGGCCTATGTTACGGCCTGGGAAAATCGTATCGGTGCATTTTTAGAACTTCGTGAGCCTGAGCTCTGGCCCGCTGCAGGACTCCCCTTTGCGGTTAAAGATAATATTGCAGTAAAAGGTTTTGGTCTTACCTGTGCTTCCAAACTGCTGGAATCCTTTAGGGCTACCTATACGGCCACAGCGGTGAAACGCCTGCAGTCTGCCGGGGCTGTCGTCATCGGTAAAACCAATATGGATGAATTTGGTATGGGGTCCAGCACGGATAACTCAGCCCTGAAACGGACCAATAATCCCTGGGATGACAGCCGTGTGGCCGGAGGGTCCTCAGGGGGCTCGGCGGCGGCGGTGGCGGCGGGCCTTGTGCCCTTTGCCCTGGGGTCCGATACGGGGGGCTCGGTCCGCCAGCCTGCAGCCTTTTGCGGGGTTGTGGGGTTAAAGCCGACCTACGGAGCCGTGTCCCGCTATGGCCTTGTGGCCTATGCCTCGAGCCTCGAAACCATTGGGGTACTGGCGGATTCCGTAGGTCGGGCCCGGGATGTGTTCCGCATCATCCAGGGACCGGACCCGATGGACCAAACCACCGCCGCCGCCCGGCTTGTGCATGGGGCGTGGCACCCTGTAGCGGGTAACAAAAAAGTCCTGGCAGTGCTTGACCCCGTTTCGTTAGTACAGGCAATACGTGCGGTAGTTCGTGGTGCCGCTTTGGTGAGTAAAACCCGTCGCGATGACAACGATTTATACGAAGTTGGCGAAGGAGGCGTCCAGGAGGATGCGCAACTCATCAACCTGCTGGAAGAAGAAGTCCTTGCAGGATTTTCCAAGGCTGTAGATGCCTACCGGGACCTGGGCTATGAAATCCGAGAGGTTACTATTCCTTCCCTTGCCTATTCGGTGCCGGTGTACTACACCATCGCCACTGCCGAGGCCAGTGCGAACCTGGCTCGTTTTGACGGTATCCGTTATGGTAAGCGTCCTGAATGGGCAGAAAACCCGGAAGATTTAATTGATAAAACCCGGGCCATGGGCTTTGGCTCTGAGGTCAAGCTCAGGATATTGCTCGGGACCTTTGTGCTTCGTTCCGGTTTTCAGGACCGGTATTATCTGCGGGCCCAACAGCTCCGTAAGCAGATTACCAGGGAATTTTATGCTCTCTTTTCCGGAAAGGATGGGCCCCAGGCGCTGCTGATGCCCGTGTTCCCCACCAGGGCATTTGGCAGGGCCGTGGGTGACAAGGGGGGAGCCGGTAAGAACAGGGGAGCGGGAGGACCAGCCTTGTCTTCCTTTGCCCAGAAAGCGGCGGATCTGTTTACCTGCCCGGCGAACCTAGCGGGGCTTCCTGCCCTTACATTTCCTGCTTCAGTTGAGGGGGGCCTTCCTGTGGGAGTCCAGCTTCTTGGGGCTCCCTTCTCAGAAGAACTGATCTGTTCAATTGCGGCGGAATATGAAGCGGATCATCCGATTCCCCATCCTGAGGGATTTCAGAGCTATTGGAGGTAG